Proteins from a genomic interval of Piscinibacter sp. HJYY11:
- a CDS encoding TetR/AcrR family transcriptional regulator translates to MSKTSPAAAPTRQRRKEARPQELLDAALELFVEKGFAATRSDEVAVRAGVSKGTLYLYYPSKEELLKAVIQQNLSGVIAEGAGIVDQFEGQSAELLAMLMRMWWVRVGNSPAGGIHKIMMSEVRNFPEIAQFYRDEVIQPAADLLIRTLRRGVERGEFRPLPYEETVHALIAPLIFMSLHKNSFGACPAEGMDFDPDRVIDVHIELMLHGLLAKPDTTTKTG, encoded by the coding sequence ATGTCCAAAACCTCCCCCGCCGCCGCCCCCACGCGGCAACGCCGCAAGGAAGCGCGCCCCCAGGAGCTGCTCGACGCAGCGCTGGAGCTCTTCGTCGAAAAAGGCTTCGCCGCCACCCGCTCCGACGAGGTGGCGGTGCGTGCCGGCGTCTCCAAGGGCACGCTCTATCTCTATTACCCGAGCAAGGAAGAGCTGCTCAAGGCGGTGATCCAGCAAAACCTGAGCGGCGTGATCGCCGAAGGCGCCGGCATCGTCGATCAGTTTGAAGGCCAGAGCGCCGAGCTCCTGGCCATGCTGATGCGCATGTGGTGGGTGCGGGTGGGCAACTCGCCGGCTGGCGGCATCCACAAGATCATGATGTCGGAGGTGCGCAACTTCCCCGAGATCGCGCAGTTCTACCGCGACGAGGTGATCCAGCCGGCCGCCGACCTGCTGATCCGTACACTGCGCCGTGGCGTGGAGCGCGGCGAATTCCGCCCGCTGCCGTATGAAGAAACCGTGCATGCGCTCATCGCGCCGCTGATCTTCATGTCGCTGCACAAGAACTCCTTCGGTGCCTGCCCGGCCGAAGGCATGGACTTCGACCCTGACCGGGTGATCGATGTCCACATCGAGCTGATGCTCCACGGGCTGCTGGCCAAGCCAGACACGACGACAAAAACAGGCTGA
- a CDS encoding efflux RND transporter periplasmic adaptor subunit, which produces MTKTRLKWLIGGIVLLLVCALVARTLVAKRQARAAAAQPAKVTQSYDLAPTDVVVAGQQELVRTLSVSGGLKAVNSAFIKAKVAAEVKSLTVREGDPVKAGQELGQLDTSELVLRVGQAEQTAASSRAQLDIARRALENNRALVAQGFISPTGLETSVSNEAAARANYGAAQAAVDLARKSLADARLVAPISGTVSQRLVQVGERVSIDTRLIEVVDLSRIELEAAVPAEDVADVRVGQVARLEIDGYSEPVEATVARINPSTQAGTRAVMVYLSVKPHPGLRQGLFAKGSIELQRRNALVVPTGVVRVDQARPYVMAIVDGRIAHKPVTTGARGEARLNGARESVVEITEGLTAGTQVLRGTVGLLRDGTAVTLATPPSATPAPASAAAAR; this is translated from the coding sequence ATGACCAAGACCCGACTCAAGTGGCTGATCGGAGGGATCGTGCTGCTGCTCGTGTGCGCGCTCGTCGCGCGCACGCTGGTCGCCAAGCGCCAGGCCCGTGCCGCAGCCGCGCAGCCGGCGAAGGTCACGCAGAGTTATGACCTCGCCCCGACCGACGTGGTCGTCGCAGGCCAGCAGGAGCTCGTGCGCACGCTGTCGGTGTCGGGCGGTCTGAAGGCGGTCAACAGCGCCTTCATCAAGGCCAAGGTGGCGGCCGAAGTGAAGTCGCTCACCGTGCGCGAAGGCGACCCGGTCAAGGCCGGCCAAGAACTGGGCCAGCTCGACACCTCCGAGCTCGTGCTGCGCGTCGGCCAGGCCGAGCAGACCGCGGCGTCGTCACGCGCGCAGCTCGACATCGCCAGGCGTGCGCTCGAGAACAACCGCGCGCTCGTCGCCCAGGGCTTCATCTCGCCCACCGGGCTCGAGACCTCGGTCTCCAACGAAGCCGCGGCCCGCGCCAACTACGGCGCGGCCCAGGCCGCTGTCGACCTCGCGCGCAAGTCGCTCGCCGATGCGCGCCTGGTGGCGCCGATCTCCGGCACCGTCTCGCAGCGCCTGGTGCAGGTGGGCGAGCGCGTCTCCATCGACACGCGCCTGATCGAGGTGGTCGACCTCTCGCGCATCGAGCTCGAGGCCGCCGTGCCGGCCGAGGACGTGGCCGACGTGCGCGTGGGCCAGGTCGCCCGGCTCGAGATCGACGGCTACAGCGAGCCCGTGGAAGCCACCGTCGCCCGCATCAACCCGAGCACCCAGGCCGGCACCCGTGCGGTGATGGTCTACCTGAGCGTGAAGCCCCACCCCGGCCTGCGCCAGGGCCTGTTTGCCAAGGGCAGCATCGAGCTGCAGCGCCGCAACGCGCTCGTCGTGCCGACCGGCGTGGTGCGTGTCGACCAGGCCCGGCCCTACGTGATGGCCATCGTCGATGGCCGCATCGCACACAAGCCGGTGACCACTGGCGCGCGCGGCGAAGCGAGGCTCAACGGTGCGCGCGAAAGCGTGGTCGAGATCACCGAAGGCCTCACCGCCGGCACGCAGGTGCTGCGCGGCACGGTGGGCCTGCTGCGCGACGGCACCGCCGTGACGCTCGCCACGCCACCGTCGGCCACACCCGCGCCAGCCTCGGCAGCCGCTGCCCGCTGA